In a single window of the Drosophila subpulchrella strain 33 F10 #4 breed RU33 chromosome X, RU_Dsub_v1.1 Primary Assembly, whole genome shotgun sequence genome:
- the LOC119556172 gene encoding uncharacterized protein LOC119556172 has protein sequence MNTLKSDDKPFNPFYIGPHPSRACAIPEIPGQQCSPNCQPPEGQAVAHPAPAPRQDAQDVQSVPSGAAGGMLIVGVANIYSTVEVLAAAARMGEAGGAGTRAAGADQAKTTGPNNTICKPYPCMEGARSESPGCE, from the coding sequence ATGAATACTCTCAAGTCCGACGACAAGCCCTTCAATCCCTTCTACATTGGCCCCCATCCCAGTAGGGCATGTGCCATTCCCGAGATTCCCGGCCAGCAGTGCTCGCCCAACTGTCAGCCGCCGGAGGGCCAGGCTGTGGCCCATCCTGCGCCGGCTCCTCGCCAGGATGCACAGGATGTCCAGAGCGTGCCCAGCGGAGCTGCGGGCGGCATGCTcattgtgggcgtggccaataTATATAGCACTGTGGAGGTCCTGGCTGCCGCCGCTCGAATGGGAGAGGCGGGCGGAGCGGGAACGAGAGCGGCAGGAGCGGATCAGGCCAAGACGACGGGGCCCAACAACACCATATGCAAGCCGTATCCCTGCATGGAGGGCGCCCGATCCGAAAGTCCTGGCTGTGAATGA